In Schaalia sp. JY-X169, the following are encoded in one genomic region:
- a CDS encoding N-6 DNA methylase: MDSQVVSRAIEALRAPERSLAQLNWKRALAGSLSLKRPDLARQLIGHLGVDPSEVSPLADMSVGELGVVYEALLALSDPKSRRRDGQYFTPDDVAKFMVAEADHFPAGTWLDPCCGIGNLSWHLAASQDDPSTFVARRLSLVDLDEVALASAEAILTASFAARGNDGVLPELVARSQKGDFLSARITVTADYVIMNPPYGRKERQDGYATARAGELYAYFMEKVSASTKGFVSVTPASFLGGLRYAPLRNILSNRSGRIYVFDNVPDTIFRGYKYGSANTSTTNFVRACITVADPQVAGSVSAGPASGLVPQSAGIPGWLITPIIRWTRANRKAMWEGLRGFLVPLRRAPGGEWAKLMPGTEAVWDTLCGPEVLAQPGSEDSDANARCLADLLVVGSPEDGESLYRLWVASTPRYYVSASKKPLQRSSCHVLTFQSPEAMNQAYLLLNSSLAYWWWRCVDGGITLQKRTLASLPLPSLLEDMSAGRSDLLAELERSDSSDIQLKLNAGRINENVKRPRDLVEEIDRSLLAGLDYDFTWVFVPDLFAQDPPTPALPAPAFPTLAFPTPGPVASGFPARALPTSSEPVKP, translated from the coding sequence GTGGATTCCCAGGTCGTTTCCCGTGCGATAGAGGCGTTGCGCGCCCCGGAGCGCTCTCTCGCACAACTGAACTGGAAGCGTGCCCTAGCGGGATCTCTTTCTCTGAAACGTCCGGATCTGGCGCGCCAACTGATTGGGCACCTCGGTGTAGATCCCTCCGAGGTGTCCCCGTTGGCGGATATGTCTGTGGGGGAGTTAGGCGTTGTGTACGAGGCGCTCCTCGCCCTGTCGGACCCGAAGTCCCGACGCCGCGATGGCCAGTACTTCACGCCCGACGACGTTGCGAAATTCATGGTTGCTGAGGCCGACCACTTCCCTGCGGGTACGTGGCTGGACCCCTGTTGTGGGATCGGTAACCTCTCCTGGCATCTTGCTGCAAGCCAGGATGACCCGAGTACCTTTGTGGCGAGACGCCTGTCCTTGGTCGACTTGGACGAGGTCGCCTTGGCTAGCGCAGAAGCGATCCTCACGGCATCCTTTGCGGCGCGTGGGAACGACGGGGTGCTACCAGAATTGGTGGCCAGGTCGCAAAAGGGTGACTTCCTGTCAGCTCGGATAACTGTCACCGCCGACTACGTCATCATGAACCCTCCCTACGGGAGGAAGGAACGCCAAGATGGCTACGCGACTGCACGGGCTGGCGAGCTCTACGCCTACTTCATGGAGAAGGTATCCGCTAGCACCAAGGGGTTTGTTTCGGTGACTCCGGCCTCGTTCTTGGGTGGGCTGCGATATGCTCCGCTGCGCAACATCCTCTCGAACAGATCAGGACGGATCTACGTCTTTGACAATGTCCCTGACACCATTTTTCGGGGGTACAAATACGGGTCCGCGAACACCAGTACCACCAACTTTGTTAGAGCGTGCATCACGGTCGCGGATCCTCAGGTAGCCGGCTCTGTTTCCGCCGGCCCTGCTTCTGGCCTCGTCCCCCAAAGCGCAGGAATTCCGGGCTGGCTGATCACCCCCATCATTCGCTGGACCAGGGCAAACAGGAAAGCAATGTGGGAAGGATTGAGGGGCTTTCTGGTTCCGCTCCGAAGAGCACCGGGCGGCGAGTGGGCGAAGTTGATGCCCGGCACCGAGGCAGTGTGGGACACACTGTGCGGGCCGGAAGTGTTGGCGCAACCAGGGTCGGAAGACTCCGATGCGAATGCCAGGTGCCTTGCAGACCTACTGGTCGTCGGGAGTCCCGAAGACGGCGAGTCTCTCTACCGGCTGTGGGTTGCATCGACCCCAAGGTACTACGTCAGTGCCAGCAAGAAACCACTACAAAGGTCAAGCTGTCACGTGCTCACCTTCCAGTCGCCAGAAGCCATGAACCAGGCATACCTGCTGCTCAACTCGTCCCTTGCCTACTGGTGGTGGAGGTGTGTGGATGGCGGCATCACCCTGCAAAAACGGACGCTGGCTTCGCTGCCGTTGCCCTCGTTGCTCGAGGACATGAGCGCGGGACGGTCGGACTTGCTCGCGGAGCTCGAGCGCAGTGACAGTAGCGACATCCAGCTGAAACTCAATGCCGGACGGATCAATGAGAATGTCAAGCGCCCTCGGGACCTGGTGGAAGAGATTGACCGGAGTCTCCTAGCAGGGCTCGATTACGACTTTACGTGGGTCTTCGTGCCGGATCTCTTTGCGCAGGACCCCCCTACGCCGGCCCTCCCGGCCCCGGCCTTCCCCACCCTGGCCTTCCCCACCCCGGGACCTGTCGCTTCAGGTTTCCCCGCCCGGGCCCTCCCGACAAGTAGCGAGCCGGTTAAGCCATAG
- a CDS encoding type 1 glutamine amidotransferase, with product MSESVLRIGVVYPEVLGTYGDTGNATVLRERAVRRGIPAEVMIIGLSDAIPSDLDIYVLGGGEDTAQALAASRMREHRGLVEAAEARRPILAICASLQVLGERYTDAGGREVEGLGLLDVVTRPRGRRAIGELVERPLLAGLTHLLTGFENHGGGTTLGPDARPLGEVLVGVGNGSVEDSLEADDSSSVLYEGAVQGSIIGTYLHGPALARNPQLADYLLAEALGVNPGELAEIEMPLVERLRSERLEAVGVEEEN from the coding sequence ATGTCTGAGTCGGTCCTGCGGATCGGTGTCGTTTATCCCGAGGTACTGGGTACCTATGGCGATACCGGCAACGCAACCGTTCTCCGTGAGAGGGCAGTGAGGCGCGGCATTCCAGCCGAAGTGATGATAATTGGTCTCTCGGATGCCATCCCTTCCGACCTCGATATTTATGTCCTCGGTGGTGGGGAGGATACCGCGCAAGCCCTTGCCGCATCACGAATGCGAGAACATAGAGGACTTGTGGAAGCAGCGGAAGCACGGCGTCCCATATTGGCCATTTGTGCTTCACTGCAGGTCCTTGGTGAGAGGTACACGGACGCGGGTGGACGTGAAGTCGAAGGTTTGGGATTGCTTGACGTGGTCACTCGGCCTCGGGGACGTCGTGCGATTGGGGAACTGGTTGAACGTCCCCTGCTGGCGGGTTTGACTCACCTGCTGACGGGGTTTGAGAACCATGGTGGAGGGACAACGCTGGGTCCCGATGCGAGGCCGCTGGGGGAGGTGCTGGTGGGAGTCGGAAATGGAAGCGTCGAGGACTCACTGGAAGCGGACGACTCCTCGTCGGTCCTCTACGAGGGTGCCGTGCAGGGGAGCATTATTGGCACGTACCTACACGGCCCGGCACTAGCGCGGAACCCCCAGTTGGCTGACTACCTTCTGGCAGAGGCGCTCGGAGTCAATCCCGGTGAGTTAGCAGAAATCGAAATGCCCCTTGTTGAGAGGCTGCGAAGTGAACGCCTTGAAGCTGTCGGCGTGGAAGAGGAGAACTGA
- a CDS encoding heat shock protein transcriptional repressor HspR, whose translation MTEAVASQQANARSEAVYTVSVAATLSGMHAQTLRQYDRLGLVKPGRTKGQGRRYSSADIERLRHIQRLTQEHGINLAGVQRILGLEEEVRTLKSALDDLNAALARAQTPVKGVFTADSEGKVQLRSHSGAVGRRSDVPTSGGDVAAASLQLPGSRPVGAARELVELVSSKPGRHAPVELSMRPGSALAERGLTGWQLVASLRLGQIAERRKLV comes from the coding sequence ATGACTGAGGCAGTAGCGTCACAGCAAGCCAACGCGAGGAGTGAGGCCGTCTATACCGTTTCGGTGGCCGCGACTCTGAGTGGAATGCATGCGCAGACACTGCGGCAGTACGACCGTCTTGGACTGGTCAAGCCAGGTCGAACCAAAGGCCAGGGACGACGCTACTCTTCAGCCGACATTGAACGCTTGCGGCATATCCAACGGTTGACTCAGGAACACGGGATCAACCTGGCTGGGGTGCAACGCATTCTCGGCCTCGAAGAAGAAGTGCGTACTTTGAAGAGCGCGCTTGATGACCTCAACGCCGCACTTGCGAGGGCGCAGACCCCCGTGAAGGGGGTTTTCACCGCGGATTCGGAGGGGAAGGTGCAGCTCCGCTCCCACTCCGGGGCAGTGGGTCGACGGTCGGACGTCCCCACCAGCGGCGGTGATGTCGCCGCTGCCTCCCTTCAGCTGCCTGGGTCGCGGCCCGTTGGGGCTGCTCGCGAACTGGTGGAGCTGGTGAGCTCGAAGCCTGGGCGACACGCACCTGTAGAGTTATCCATGCGCCCTGGCAGTGCCCTGGCGGAGCGTGGATTGACGGGCTGGCAACTGGTTGCCAGTCTACGTCTGGGGCAGATAGCAGAGCGTCGCAAGTTGGTTTGA
- a CDS encoding MurT ligase domain-containing protein: MTPKQSRGGSLSARARAALVAGLGARAASKAMGRGAGGMFGGRVALRVNPDMIEELSAGKRCVLITGTNGKSTTTKMVAAALSAVGRVTGNLGGDNMQTGVTTALMVGRDAHLAALEVDEMNMPDIAGKVGPEAIVLLNLSRDQLDRVGEIGAVEKRLRDAVNANPQATIIANCDDPLVVSAAWDAPKVVWVAAGAPWKDDAVSFPRTGTLIERHDEDWEVEGDGAYRRPVPDWEITEVFEDGSFDLLGPDGTHTPVSLSVPGRANRGNSAQAIAAAVVMGVAPLRAARAVGTVSGVAGRYQTYDVAGRAVNLLLAKNPAGWQESQTAIPSSTEQVIVAVNAQRADGTDTSWLWDVDFTPLRELGASRIIASGERAADLAVRLDYAGITAEVIDSPFEAIFAMDVAPVQVLANYTAFRDLKKEIETARAKSGSGGDSDV, from the coding sequence ATGACACCTAAGCAGTCTCGGGGAGGATCTCTTTCTGCGCGGGCTCGGGCAGCTCTTGTGGCGGGTTTGGGTGCTCGCGCGGCCTCGAAGGCAATGGGCCGCGGGGCGGGCGGAATGTTTGGAGGGCGCGTTGCACTTCGCGTCAACCCCGACATGATTGAAGAGTTGAGCGCCGGTAAACGATGCGTCCTCATCACGGGTACCAACGGGAAATCCACGACGACCAAGATGGTCGCTGCCGCATTGAGTGCCGTAGGCCGGGTCACAGGAAATCTGGGTGGAGACAACATGCAGACCGGCGTGACAACCGCCCTAATGGTGGGGCGGGATGCGCACCTGGCAGCTCTTGAAGTTGATGAGATGAACATGCCCGACATTGCTGGAAAGGTGGGCCCGGAAGCCATAGTTCTGCTGAATCTCTCCCGCGACCAGCTGGACCGGGTCGGAGAAATCGGAGCAGTTGAGAAGCGTCTCAGAGATGCGGTTAACGCCAATCCTCAGGCAACGATCATCGCCAACTGTGATGACCCCCTTGTTGTCTCTGCGGCCTGGGATGCGCCCAAGGTCGTCTGGGTGGCGGCGGGTGCCCCCTGGAAGGACGATGCGGTTTCCTTCCCGCGCACAGGCACGCTCATCGAGCGCCATGATGAGGATTGGGAGGTCGAGGGCGATGGCGCCTATCGCCGTCCGGTCCCCGACTGGGAGATCACCGAGGTGTTCGAGGATGGCTCCTTCGATCTGCTGGGGCCAGACGGTACCCACACCCCAGTGTCTTTGAGTGTTCCTGGCAGGGCCAACCGGGGTAACAGTGCGCAGGCAATAGCTGCCGCGGTTGTGATGGGGGTTGCTCCTCTGCGTGCTGCACGCGCGGTGGGAACTGTCAGTGGGGTTGCTGGACGCTACCAAACCTACGATGTTGCAGGGCGGGCCGTAAATCTGCTGCTGGCCAAGAACCCCGCAGGCTGGCAAGAGTCCCAGACTGCAATTCCTTCCAGTACCGAACAGGTCATTGTTGCGGTCAACGCGCAGCGCGCCGACGGTACTGATACCTCATGGTTGTGGGACGTTGACTTCACACCCCTGCGGGAGCTGGGAGCGAGTCGCATCATAGCCAGCGGGGAGAGGGCCGCAGACTTGGCGGTGAGACTGGATTACGCTGGCATCACTGCCGAAGTGATCGATAGCCCCTTCGAAGCGATCTTTGCCATGGATGTTGCTCCCGTGCAGGTGTTGGCAAATTACACGGCATTCCGGGATCTCAAGAAAGAGATTGAAACAGCACGGGCCAAGTCTGGAAGTGGCGGTGATTCAGATGTCTGA